In Bradyrhizobium paxllaeri, the genomic stretch CCCGCGCGTGGCGGGCGCTCCCGTTGGTGCGCCCCTTCCCGGTGCATGCCGCTAGGAGAAGTCGGCCACTTTGAGGCCAAGCCGCACCCGTCAGGACGTCTGCTAGCCAGTCCCCGGGCCTAAATTGAGCTGTTCGAAGTACCAAGAAGGATCGTCCCCCGACGAATCCGTTTCGATGTATTCTTCACCCGAATATTCCTCGACACTTCCTTCGTTTTCGTCATCACTACTCTCAGCTTTGGAGAGATATAGCTGAGGTTTGTCCACCCGCTGCCATTTTCCCTGCTCGTTCAGCGTCCACTTGTCGGGATGCTGCCTAGGGTCAAGCACATATTCGTTGTCATCTTCCTTGTCTCCCACGTAAACAAAGCCCATTTGCTCTAGACGGGGCTGCACCTCATCGGTGGCAGGACGCGACATGACCAATGCCCGCTTGCCGTCAAGCCGAAGTTGATGTTCCAGCAGAACATCGCCTGCGTTCTCAACGAGCGGATGAGTAACCCGGAGACCGACAACGGACGAGACATGTTTTCGCCCAGGAAAGTTCCGCTCCCACGCCTCCCCTCCCATGCGACGTCGACCTTCGGTTTTTAGAAGCCCGACACTCTTGTCACCCAATTGGTAGCTGAAATATTGCGCCTCGTCCGAATCCTCTACGGTGGATGCGGCTCTGGCGACCATCGCTGTTTGCCTAGCCTTGTTGGAAACGAAATCCGAGTATTCTAGCGGATTATCGGCTATGTGCTTGATGTCGTCACCGTAAAACTTTCTCAGTTCTTCCTTGAATGACTTCCTGTTGATCTCATCGATGGGAGGTTCGGAAACGAGTGAGTACGACCGTGTCGCCCCCGAGGACGGACCAGGCGCCGCGTCGGCAAGCGTTTCCGTAAACCTTCGGCCATCTGGTAATGGCTCCGATTCATCGGCCTGGCTCGCGCTTGGAAATCGACTGGAAGAACCAGTGATTCTGCTATCCATGTGGTTCGCTCTCCCTATCGCAAAAATGCACCCAACTGGCCTACTTGAAGACCTGTAGACATGATAGGCGCGCGAGCTGACAATAAGCTGACGCACAGACACGGTGCATCATCCTAGGGGTGCTCACATTTTTGCATGGCGAGGGGCGGCGGGCTTTTACAGTAACGCTTGCTGCCATTCGCGGGAGATTCTAGCCGCCTACGTGGCGATTTCTGCATGGCTCCAGGAGTTGTAGGCGCGGCGCGTCCAGATCCCTTCGTGATCGGCGACTATCCGACTGCTCTTGCG encodes the following:
- a CDS encoding host specificity protein, whose amino-acid sequence is MDSRITGSSSRFPSASQADESEPLPDGRRFTETLADAAPGPSSGATRSYSLVSEPPIDEINRKSFKEELRKFYGDDIKHIADNPLEYSDFVSNKARQTAMVARAASTVEDSDEAQYFSYQLGDKSVGLLKTEGRRRMGGEAWERNFPGRKHVSSVVGLRVTHPLVENAGDVLLEHQLRLDGKRALVMSRPATDEVQPRLEQMGFVYVGDKEDDNEYVLDPRQHPDKWTLNEQGKWQRVDKPQLYLSKAESSDDENEGSVEEYSGEEYIETDSSGDDPSWYFEQLNLGPGTG